The following DNA comes from Mycobacterium sp. MS1601.
GTATGGCCGGTGTCGGGGTGGGGTTGGTGCTGGTGGCGCTGGGTTCCGGAGCCTTGAAGGCCAACGCGTCCTCGCTGCTGGGCACCCTGTACGCCAAGGGCGATCCCCGCGCCGACGGCGGGTTCACCCTCTTCTACCTGGGCATCAACCTGGGCGCCTTCGTGGGCCCGCTGCTCACCGGGCTGCTGCAGACCAGAATCGGCTTCCACGTCGGGTTCGGCGCCGCAGCTGTCGGCATGGCTCTCGGTCTGGCGCAGTACGTGGTGTTCCGCCGCAACCTCGGCGCCCACGGTCGCGATGTGCCGAACCCGCTGCCGCGCAGTGCCATCGGCAAGGCCGTCGGGACCTTCGCAGCCGCGGTGGTGATGGTCGCTGTGGTGATCGTCGTGGGCTGGGTGACGCTGGACAACCTGTCGCAATTCACCACCGGCGTCATCATCGTCGCCGCAGTCGCCTACTTCGTGATCATGCTCCGTAGTCAGCGGGTGACCGCCCCGGAGCGCACGCGGGTGCGCGCGTTCATCCCGCTGTTCATCGCCAACGCGGTGTTCTGGTCGCTGTTCCAGCAGATCTTCACGGTGTTGGCGGTGTACTCCGATGAGCGGATGGACTGGTCGATCTTCGGCTGGACGGCGCCCTCGAGCTGGATCGGTTCCATCGAACCGGTGTGGGTCATCGCACTCTCGCCACTGTTGGCCGTGCTGTGGACCCGCTGGGGTGAGCGCGCCCCCACCACACCCCGCAAGTTCGCCTACGGTGTCATCGGGATGGGTCTGGCGTTTCTGTGCTTCGTGCCGCTGGCCGGTGTGGCCAAAGTGCCCGGCCTGATTGTTTTTGTCATCCTCGGCGTGTTCGCGGTCTCCGAACTGCTGCTGTCGCCGATCGGATTGTCCGTCACCACAAAGCTTGCGCCAGAGGCGTTCCGGGCCCAGATGATGGCACTGTACTTCCTGTCGGTGGGACTGGGCACGTCGATGTCCGGGGTGCTCTCCGGGTACTACGATCCGGACCACGAGGTGGCCTACTTCGGCATCCTCGGCGTCATCACCGTCGTCGTCGGCGTCATCACCTTCACCATCGCTCCGTGGATCAGCAGGCACATGGAAGGAGTGCACTGATCAGTCAGGACCGGCACCGGCAGCACGCGTCGAGCAGCGGGTCCGATTGGCGCTCAGTCACTTCAGCGGTCGCGAAGTACGTCGTGATGTCGTCACGCAGCTTCGGTTCCTTCCAGTACTCACCGTGACCCAGCGTTTGGCTGTCCATCTTCTCGGTGACATCGACGTTGTTGCTCTCTGGTTCCAGCGGTAGCGGCGGCGTGCACGTGAACTACCTGTGTTGAGAGCTACTGCATGATGACGGTGTTGTGGTCCAACTCCGCCGTCGCCGACACCAGCGCCTGTGCGTCGTCCGCGGGCCCGGTGGCACGCACCTTCAACACATAGGTGCCGCCGGCGCTCTTGAGTAGCAACGTCTTCTGTGCGATGAGGGTGGTCACGCCGTTGTTGTCGAACTGTCCGCCGATCTGGTAGGCCTCCACGCCGCCGAGCTGGCCTCGGCCGCCCTGGCCCAGCGCCTGGTAGCCGGGAAGGTTCTGCAATTCGCCTGCGGCGTAGGTGAACATGGTGTCGA
Coding sequences within:
- a CDS encoding peptide MFS transporter — protein: MAIHQQDTSRTLFGHPIGLTNLFGVELWERFSFYGMLTILGYYLYYSATDGGLGLPQATATGIVGAYGGLVYLATILGGWIADRVLGMERTVFYGGIVVMAGHIALAVLPGMAGVGVGLVLVALGSGALKANASSLLGTLYAKGDPRADGGFTLFYLGINLGAFVGPLLTGLLQTRIGFHVGFGAAAVGMALGLAQYVVFRRNLGAHGRDVPNPLPRSAIGKAVGTFAAAVVMVAVVIVVGWVTLDNLSQFTTGVIIVAAVAYFVIMLRSQRVTAPERTRVRAFIPLFIANAVFWSLFQQIFTVLAVYSDERMDWSIFGWTAPSSWIGSIEPVWVIALSPLLAVLWTRWGERAPTTPRKFAYGVIGMGLAFLCFVPLAGVAKVPGLIVFVILGVFAVSELLLSPIGLSVTTKLAPEAFRAQMMALYFLSVGLGTSMSGVLSGYYDPDHEVAYFGILGVITVVVGVITFTIAPWISRHMEGVH